One part of the Zymomonas mobilis subsp. pomaceae ATCC 29192 genome encodes these proteins:
- a CDS encoding J domain-containing protein codes for MARYTKSRDWGFPRWRGYTDTNHAAQKVRMCDREGCTLPGNFPAPKSPNSPERWYFCEEHVTEYNRGWDYFAGLSKEEAAKRQAEEKSQSTGYAYSSYSWEGSASGRSNEVIQALKVLELEVDADFEAIKIQWRLLAKKWHPDLNGGNEEAAKRFQAIQAAFDLLRNREERGSL; via the coding sequence ATGGCTCGATATACAAAATCCCGTGACTGGGGCTTTCCTCGTTGGCGCGGTTATACCGATACTAATCATGCTGCCCAGAAGGTGCGGATGTGTGACCGTGAAGGTTGTACTCTTCCAGGCAATTTCCCAGCCCCGAAATCACCCAACAGCCCTGAACGTTGGTATTTCTGCGAAGAGCATGTCACCGAATATAACCGCGGTTGGGATTATTTTGCCGGCTTATCCAAAGAAGAAGCCGCCAAGCGACAGGCCGAAGAAAAAAGCCAATCGACGGGGTATGCCTATTCAAGTTACAGTTGGGAAGGATCAGCATCAGGCCGTTCAAACGAAGTTATTCAGGCTCTTAAAGTCTTAGAATTAGAAGTCGATGCCGATTTCGAAGCCATTAAAATACAATGGCGTCTTTTGGCTAAAAAATGGCATCCTGATCTTAATGGAGGTAATGAGGAAGCCGCTAAGCGCTTTCAGGCCATTCAGGCTGCTTTTGATTTATTGAGAAACAGAGAAGAACGGGGTAGCCTTTAA
- a CDS encoding SufE family protein, which translates to MTNLTDLEEEYSFLESDDRYRLLIDLGRRLEEMPEALKTEATKVKGCSASVWVYPTRKEDGTLHFLADSNAAITKGIIALVLLAVQDKAPSAIVETDIEALLAPFDLKNQLSSNRTQGIPNMIALIRATAERYQ; encoded by the coding sequence ATGACCAATCTTACTGATTTAGAAGAAGAATACAGCTTTCTTGAAAGTGATGACCGTTATCGTTTGCTTATTGATCTGGGGCGGCGACTTGAAGAAATGCCCGAAGCTTTAAAAACAGAGGCAACCAAGGTTAAAGGTTGTTCTGCATCGGTCTGGGTCTATCCGACCCGAAAAGAAGACGGAACCCTTCATTTTCTGGCTGACTCTAATGCGGCCATTACAAAAGGTATTATCGCCTTGGTTCTATTAGCGGTTCAAGATAAAGCGCCGTCTGCTATCGTCGAGACCGACATCGAAGCTTTATTAGCGCCCTTTGATCTTAAAAATCAGCTGAGTTCTAATCGCACTCAAGGTATTCCCAATATGATTGCCCTTATCCGTGCTACAGCGGAGCGCTATCAGTGA